The following are from one region of the Littorina saxatilis isolate snail1 linkage group LG2, US_GU_Lsax_2.0, whole genome shotgun sequence genome:
- the LOC138959876 gene encoding uncharacterized protein isoform X2, giving the protein MTKKTYVPESPVCCTDHIQMTTEGMSKPMRQWNVHAAEYFFPHIGKTTYCVPPHYFNHQNQLTPEQAAKRNLIPQPLTSSACSNLLSVSSASTSSLSAPSLSASSSSQSLSTMVPTDNKAETGESETCDTFFDRNTVQNNSEKQQRPGCFPDQERDESASADASGDRSHDAFTKLAAKAAASTVNTTLNKKRKGSAAKSSSKEASSAQNLSGQNNFPDPAKEKEKQKAPPLQSLKRKHSTEQLMNGESVSFPKDKENPETLTSKPGKKIQNTQQHAQPVMLTCPSQESMMRRDKAMTIVLDSLQTLGKELEEEDEGGKGLFIISGVNYDNYLNRIPAHVVRECEGGYLGETRTTRGVLDSLVLHEHVGLMLIQVKSVGGNTAEWQASDSEMVTALKSVVHKVKVKSDKLQEDLSRELLNQREGETTADSLKPFHVLALPFIPRRLYYKMLQDEPRVNDYYELKVLCKEDFENSETLAKTVRTSFDFIPSPGPSRVPRPSDLSPVPRSCLHEWWKRTFVHADPRLSQTKLKEIVGRICGIFSSFTVQPDTKCRAEVRTFGHAVSETAARYSSPWLTIPQYNVLQRQDRFVVLSGPPGSGKSLLLTLKAVNWLEKGGDHHVALVNLSPVASSTQPHVRVLQEAIKVRRASDSNGGTQGHLLRITFPLNKISLEDVQHEVSKSAAALLRTIREARTGASETGKATNSEGKHAVNKGCIVVGEESGASCTSESATNTDEVVQEADQLPATPSVGKVDAGDSQEMNNSDTHQRNLQESTYNHNAAEKVLFILNEVDPNDEKSVRLLQAVRKHSLASGVWWSTSEPPGSQEVWSLYEAEKLGHVTRRPPHVQHVLNKLERRDEWRDAYVSSSVESGLPTEGPPVICIEHAELLVKKVKRDCKSQSESVKDTIQAQTDSNAHQYVRKANPKEDISETLIFEDDEEEEDDNDDEEDIPVHRKEEEPIPTSRIQNGIIQTTQLHEHEHSGSHGHSAFWCEACAEEVADVISRLVTDSANPKLSPFFVESTKFLKDPSKNRFGTAIKPRDVLIVTNFPDAMNEVRHRATDNQIEHLMQSTLVRRIREVIPLKILTEESGRKIAFPKNCAVLTDARNVRGLERKVVVYVEEEQSGLKPTYTNRNGILAENAKNRYTGHHTGREEKTHETEITAERDQSWNAEQMTNTGETGSVRSISPSTWTNCSNTALLEEGSQDNLSLADSGYCGDFECDIVNTSFSSCEMSASSSDESTSEDQIHELSMEPALPSDYESGPFSLTTFSEDCERDSQNYQTADNNHETIDKGDNHRAHNRGQLQGAAVTRNTHSKSCEEDDECLLTLAGEDLKKAEEDLPSWLQDKKEVNKQRGLNSLKQHVHQEPRPVHNGNSVAASCDEEYEKTESAKSKTRTLDDVLSKLSDVNQRGLYAAAACCLAQLVVVTA; this is encoded by the exons ATGACCAAGAAGACTTACGTTCCGGAGTCTCCGGTGTGTTGCACTGACCACATCCAGATGACCACAGAAGGGATGTCCAAACCGATGCGTCAATGGAATGTCCATGCTGCGGAATACTTCTTCCCTCATATCGGCAAGACAACCTACTGCGTCCCTCCTCATTACTTTAATCATCAGAACCAGCTTACCCCTGAACAGGCGGCGAAACGAAATTTGATTCCTCAACCTTTGACTTCTTCTGCCTGTTCCAATTTACTGTCGGTGTCGTCTGCGTCGACGTCGTCATTGTCCGCGCCATCGTTGTCGGCATCGTCGTCATCTCAGTCGTTGAGTACGATGGTTCCTACCGATAACAAAGCGGAGACAGGCGAGTCCGAGACCTGTGATACTTTCTTTGACAGAAACACGGTGCAAAACAACAGTGAAAAACAACAGCGGCCGGGATGTTTCCCCGACCAGGAGAGAGACGAGTCGGCTTCTGCAGATGCTTCAGGTGACCGCAGCCATGACGCTTTCACGAAGTTGGCCGCAAAAGCAGCAGCTTCCACGGTAAACACGACGCTGAACAAGAAACGAAAAGGTTCCGCAGCTAAATCTTCATCAAAAGAAGCTTCATCGGCACAGAACTTGAGCGGGCAGAACAACTTCCCTGATCCCgcaaaagaaaaggaaaagcaGAAAGCTCCACCCTTACAATCTCTGAAGAGAAAACATTCCACAGAGCAACTCATGAACGGAGAATCAGTATCTTTTCCTAAAGACAAGGAGAATCCAGAAACCTTAACTTCCAAACCCGGCAAGAAAATCCAAAACACACAGCAACATGCCCAACCTGTCATGCTGACGTGTCCTTCTCAGGAGTCCATGATGAGACGGGACAAGGCGATGACGATTGTTCTCGACTCGCTTCAAACCCTCGGCAAAGAACTAGAAGAGGAAGACGAAGGAGGGAAAGGACTCTTCATCATCAGCGGCGTCAATTACGATAATTACCTGAATCGTATTCCGGCCCACGTAGTACGGGAATGTGAAGGGGGGTACCTGGGGGAGACGAGAACTACGAGGGGAGTTCTAGACAGCTTGGTTCTACACGAACATGTCGGATTGATGCTGATTCAG GTGAAGTCTGTGGGCGGCAACACGGCCGAGTGGCAGGCTAGTGACAGCGAGATGGTGACGGCCTTGAAGAGCGTCGTgcacaaggtcaaggtcaaaagcGACAAGCTGCAGGAGGACCTCAGCAGAGAGCTGCTGAACCAGCGCGAAGGAGAGACGACTGCTGACTCCCTCAAACCATTCCACGTGCTGGCGCTGCCCTTCATCCCGCGACGACTGTATTACAAG ATGTTACAAGATGAACCACGCGTGAACGACTACTACGAACTGAAGGTGCTTTGCAAGGAGGATTTCGAGAACTCGGAAACCCTAGCAAAAACTGTGAGAACAAGCTTTGACTTCATTCCTTCGCCTGGGCCATCCAGAGTTCCCCGCCCCTCTGACCTGTCGCCAGTACCCAGGAGTTGTCTGCACGAGTGGTGGAAGAGGACCTTCGTGCACGCTGACCCTAGACTCTCTCAGACCAAGCTGAAAGAGATTGTTGGAAG GATCTGCGGGATTTTCTCCAGCTTCACGGTCCAGCCAGACACCAAGTGTCGCGCGGAGGTCCGAACCTTTGGCCATGCGGTCAGCGAGACGGCGGCACGCTACAGTTCCCCCTGGCTGACCATCCCACAGTACAACGTCCTGCAACGACAAGATCGCTTTGTGGTGCTTTCTGGACCTCCTGGCAGCG GCAAGTCTCTGCTTCTGACGCTGAAGGCTGTCAATTGGCTGGAGAAGGGAGGCGACCACCACGTGGCTTTGGTCAACCTGAGTCCCGTAGCATCGTCCACGCAGCCTCATGTCCGAGTCCTGCAGGAAGCTATCAAGGTGCGCAGAGCTTCGGACAGCAATGGCGGCACCCAAGGTCATCTGCTGAGAATCACCTTTCCACTGAACAAGATTTCTCTGGAGGACGTGCAACATGAAGTCTCCAAGAGCGCGGCAGCTCTGTTGAGGACTATTCGTGAAGCTAGAACGGGTGCCAGTGAAACAGGCAAGGCGACCAACAGCGAGGGAAAGCATGCGGTAAACAAGGGCTGTATTGTTGTTGGAGAGGAAAGCGGAGCCTCATGTACGTCCGAAAGTGCTACTAATACGGACGAGGTTGTACAAGAAGCAGACCAACTTCCAGCTACTCCCTCTGTTGGCAAGGTCGACGCTGGAGACAGTCAAGAGATGAACAACAGTGACACCCACCAACGTAATCTACAGGAGAGCACTTACAACCACAATGCAGCAGAAAAGGTTCTCTTCATACTGAACGAAGTCGACCCAAACGATGAGAAATCCGTTCGCTTGCTTCAAGCTGTACGCAAACACTCTCTCGCGAGCGGCGTCTGGTGGTCCACCTCCGAGCCACCGGGATCCCAAGAAGTGTGGTCACTGTACGAAGCGGAGAAGCTAGGTCACGTGACACGTCGTCCTCCCCACGTGCAGCACGTGCTGAATAAATTAGAGCGACGAGATGAGTGGAGGGATGCGTACGTTTCTAGCAGTGTTGAATCAGGTCTTCCGACTGAAGGTCCTCCTGTCATCTGTATAGAGCACGCTGAATTGCTTGTGAAAAAAGTCAAAAGAGATTGTAAGAGTCAGTCTGAGTCTGTGAAGGACACAATCCAAGCACAAACTGATTCCAACGCACACCAGTATGTGCGAAAAGCAAACCCGAAAGAAGATATTTCTGAAACCTTGATTTTTGaagacgatgaagaagaagaggatgacAATGACGACGAAGAAGACATACCTGTCCATCGCAAAGAAGAAGAACCTATACCAACCTCTCGCATACAAAATGGCATCATTCAGACCACGCAGCTTCACGAACATGAACATTCAGGCAGTCATGGACATTCAGCTTTCTGGTGCGAGGCATGCGCAGAGGAAGTAGCTGACGTCATTTCCCGTCTCGTCACGGATTCGGCCAACCCAAAACTGTCACCCTTCTTTGTAGAGTCCACGAAGTTCCTGAAAGACCCGTCCAAGAACCGCTTCGGGACTGCCATAAAACCTCGCGACGTTCTCATTGTTACCAACTTTCCCGACGCGATGAATGAAGTTCGtcacagagcaactgacaaccaGATTGAACACCTCATGCAGTCGACGCTGGTTCGTCGGATCCGTGAAGTGATTCCCCTGAAGATTCTCACCGAAGAATCGGGCAGAAAGATCGCTTTTCCCAAAAACTGCGCCGTGCTCACAGACGCTCGCAATGTTCGGGGTCTAGAAAGAAAGGTCGTCGTCTATGTCGAAGAGGAACAGTCTGGTCTCAAACCTACATACACCAACAGAAACGGGATTTTGGCTGAAAATGCGAAGAACAGGTACACAGGACATCACACTGGACGTGAAGAAAAGACACATGAAACAGAAATCACTGCTGAAAGGGACCAGAGCTGGAATGCAGAGCAGATGACGAACACAGGAGAAACGGGCAGTGTTCGCAGCATTTCCCCCTCAACATGGACGAACTGTTCCAACACTGCACTGCTGGAGGAAGGGAGTCAAGACAATTTGAGTTTGGCGGATTCGGGGTACTGCGGTGACTTCGAATGCGACATCGTCAACACCTCGTTCAGTTCCTGCGAAATGTCCGCATCCAGCAGCGACGAATCGACATCAGAAGATCAAATTCACGAACTGAGTATGGAGCCTGCGCTTCCTTCAGATTATGAATCGGGCCCGTTTTCTCTGACGACATTTTCTGAAGATtgtgagagagacagccagaacTACCAAACTGCGGATAACAACCACGAAACAAttgacaagggagacaaccacAGAGCCCACAACCGTGGGCAGCTACAGGGTGCAGCAGTAACACGCAATACTCATAGCAAGTCCTGTGAAGAAGACGACGAATGTCTTTTAACACTCGCTGGAGAAGACCTAAAGAAAGCAGAAGAAGATCTACCAAGCTGGTTGCAAGACAAGAAAGAGGTCAACAAGCAAAGAGGATTGAACTCTCTGAAACAGCACGTACATCAAGAGCCACGGCCAGTTCATAACGGCAACAGCGTGGCAGCCTCTTGTGACGAAGAATACGAGAAGACAGAGTCAGCGAAGAGCAAGACACGCACACTTGATGACGTTTTGTCCAAACTGAGTGACGTCAACCAACGAGGTCTGTACGCCGCTGCTGCGTGCTGCTTGGCTCAGCTGGTGGTGGTGACGGCTTGA
- the LOC138959876 gene encoding uncharacterized protein isoform X1 encodes MKRKMPGEPNTARTLIPTKMTKKTYVPESPVCCTDHIQMTTEGMSKPMRQWNVHAAEYFFPHIGKTTYCVPPHYFNHQNQLTPEQAAKRNLIPQPLTSSACSNLLSVSSASTSSLSAPSLSASSSSQSLSTMVPTDNKAETGESETCDTFFDRNTVQNNSEKQQRPGCFPDQERDESASADASGDRSHDAFTKLAAKAAASTVNTTLNKKRKGSAAKSSSKEASSAQNLSGQNNFPDPAKEKEKQKAPPLQSLKRKHSTEQLMNGESVSFPKDKENPETLTSKPGKKIQNTQQHAQPVMLTCPSQESMMRRDKAMTIVLDSLQTLGKELEEEDEGGKGLFIISGVNYDNYLNRIPAHVVRECEGGYLGETRTTRGVLDSLVLHEHVGLMLIQVKSVGGNTAEWQASDSEMVTALKSVVHKVKVKSDKLQEDLSRELLNQREGETTADSLKPFHVLALPFIPRRLYYKMLQDEPRVNDYYELKVLCKEDFENSETLAKTVRTSFDFIPSPGPSRVPRPSDLSPVPRSCLHEWWKRTFVHADPRLSQTKLKEIVGRICGIFSSFTVQPDTKCRAEVRTFGHAVSETAARYSSPWLTIPQYNVLQRQDRFVVLSGPPGSGKSLLLTLKAVNWLEKGGDHHVALVNLSPVASSTQPHVRVLQEAIKVRRASDSNGGTQGHLLRITFPLNKISLEDVQHEVSKSAAALLRTIREARTGASETGKATNSEGKHAVNKGCIVVGEESGASCTSESATNTDEVVQEADQLPATPSVGKVDAGDSQEMNNSDTHQRNLQESTYNHNAAEKVLFILNEVDPNDEKSVRLLQAVRKHSLASGVWWSTSEPPGSQEVWSLYEAEKLGHVTRRPPHVQHVLNKLERRDEWRDAYVSSSVESGLPTEGPPVICIEHAELLVKKVKRDCKSQSESVKDTIQAQTDSNAHQYVRKANPKEDISETLIFEDDEEEEDDNDDEEDIPVHRKEEEPIPTSRIQNGIIQTTQLHEHEHSGSHGHSAFWCEACAEEVADVISRLVTDSANPKLSPFFVESTKFLKDPSKNRFGTAIKPRDVLIVTNFPDAMNEVRHRATDNQIEHLMQSTLVRRIREVIPLKILTEESGRKIAFPKNCAVLTDARNVRGLERKVVVYVEEEQSGLKPTYTNRNGILAENAKNRYTGHHTGREEKTHETEITAERDQSWNAEQMTNTGETGSVRSISPSTWTNCSNTALLEEGSQDNLSLADSGYCGDFECDIVNTSFSSCEMSASSSDESTSEDQIHELSMEPALPSDYESGPFSLTTFSEDCERDSQNYQTADNNHETIDKGDNHRAHNRGQLQGAAVTRNTHSKSCEEDDECLLTLAGEDLKKAEEDLPSWLQDKKEVNKQRGLNSLKQHVHQEPRPVHNGNSVAASCDEEYEKTESAKSKTRTLDDVLSKLSDVNQRGLYAAAACCLAQLVVVTA; translated from the exons ATGAAGCGCAAG ATGCCAGGAGAGCCAAACACAGCGCGAACTCTTATTCCC ACAAAAATGACCAAGAAGACTTACGTTCCGGAGTCTCCGGTGTGTTGCACTGACCACATCCAGATGACCACAGAAGGGATGTCCAAACCGATGCGTCAATGGAATGTCCATGCTGCGGAATACTTCTTCCCTCATATCGGCAAGACAACCTACTGCGTCCCTCCTCATTACTTTAATCATCAGAACCAGCTTACCCCTGAACAGGCGGCGAAACGAAATTTGATTCCTCAACCTTTGACTTCTTCTGCCTGTTCCAATTTACTGTCGGTGTCGTCTGCGTCGACGTCGTCATTGTCCGCGCCATCGTTGTCGGCATCGTCGTCATCTCAGTCGTTGAGTACGATGGTTCCTACCGATAACAAAGCGGAGACAGGCGAGTCCGAGACCTGTGATACTTTCTTTGACAGAAACACGGTGCAAAACAACAGTGAAAAACAACAGCGGCCGGGATGTTTCCCCGACCAGGAGAGAGACGAGTCGGCTTCTGCAGATGCTTCAGGTGACCGCAGCCATGACGCTTTCACGAAGTTGGCCGCAAAAGCAGCAGCTTCCACGGTAAACACGACGCTGAACAAGAAACGAAAAGGTTCCGCAGCTAAATCTTCATCAAAAGAAGCTTCATCGGCACAGAACTTGAGCGGGCAGAACAACTTCCCTGATCCCgcaaaagaaaaggaaaagcaGAAAGCTCCACCCTTACAATCTCTGAAGAGAAAACATTCCACAGAGCAACTCATGAACGGAGAATCAGTATCTTTTCCTAAAGACAAGGAGAATCCAGAAACCTTAACTTCCAAACCCGGCAAGAAAATCCAAAACACACAGCAACATGCCCAACCTGTCATGCTGACGTGTCCTTCTCAGGAGTCCATGATGAGACGGGACAAGGCGATGACGATTGTTCTCGACTCGCTTCAAACCCTCGGCAAAGAACTAGAAGAGGAAGACGAAGGAGGGAAAGGACTCTTCATCATCAGCGGCGTCAATTACGATAATTACCTGAATCGTATTCCGGCCCACGTAGTACGGGAATGTGAAGGGGGGTACCTGGGGGAGACGAGAACTACGAGGGGAGTTCTAGACAGCTTGGTTCTACACGAACATGTCGGATTGATGCTGATTCAG GTGAAGTCTGTGGGCGGCAACACGGCCGAGTGGCAGGCTAGTGACAGCGAGATGGTGACGGCCTTGAAGAGCGTCGTgcacaaggtcaaggtcaaaagcGACAAGCTGCAGGAGGACCTCAGCAGAGAGCTGCTGAACCAGCGCGAAGGAGAGACGACTGCTGACTCCCTCAAACCATTCCACGTGCTGGCGCTGCCCTTCATCCCGCGACGACTGTATTACAAG ATGTTACAAGATGAACCACGCGTGAACGACTACTACGAACTGAAGGTGCTTTGCAAGGAGGATTTCGAGAACTCGGAAACCCTAGCAAAAACTGTGAGAACAAGCTTTGACTTCATTCCTTCGCCTGGGCCATCCAGAGTTCCCCGCCCCTCTGACCTGTCGCCAGTACCCAGGAGTTGTCTGCACGAGTGGTGGAAGAGGACCTTCGTGCACGCTGACCCTAGACTCTCTCAGACCAAGCTGAAAGAGATTGTTGGAAG GATCTGCGGGATTTTCTCCAGCTTCACGGTCCAGCCAGACACCAAGTGTCGCGCGGAGGTCCGAACCTTTGGCCATGCGGTCAGCGAGACGGCGGCACGCTACAGTTCCCCCTGGCTGACCATCCCACAGTACAACGTCCTGCAACGACAAGATCGCTTTGTGGTGCTTTCTGGACCTCCTGGCAGCG GCAAGTCTCTGCTTCTGACGCTGAAGGCTGTCAATTGGCTGGAGAAGGGAGGCGACCACCACGTGGCTTTGGTCAACCTGAGTCCCGTAGCATCGTCCACGCAGCCTCATGTCCGAGTCCTGCAGGAAGCTATCAAGGTGCGCAGAGCTTCGGACAGCAATGGCGGCACCCAAGGTCATCTGCTGAGAATCACCTTTCCACTGAACAAGATTTCTCTGGAGGACGTGCAACATGAAGTCTCCAAGAGCGCGGCAGCTCTGTTGAGGACTATTCGTGAAGCTAGAACGGGTGCCAGTGAAACAGGCAAGGCGACCAACAGCGAGGGAAAGCATGCGGTAAACAAGGGCTGTATTGTTGTTGGAGAGGAAAGCGGAGCCTCATGTACGTCCGAAAGTGCTACTAATACGGACGAGGTTGTACAAGAAGCAGACCAACTTCCAGCTACTCCCTCTGTTGGCAAGGTCGACGCTGGAGACAGTCAAGAGATGAACAACAGTGACACCCACCAACGTAATCTACAGGAGAGCACTTACAACCACAATGCAGCAGAAAAGGTTCTCTTCATACTGAACGAAGTCGACCCAAACGATGAGAAATCCGTTCGCTTGCTTCAAGCTGTACGCAAACACTCTCTCGCGAGCGGCGTCTGGTGGTCCACCTCCGAGCCACCGGGATCCCAAGAAGTGTGGTCACTGTACGAAGCGGAGAAGCTAGGTCACGTGACACGTCGTCCTCCCCACGTGCAGCACGTGCTGAATAAATTAGAGCGACGAGATGAGTGGAGGGATGCGTACGTTTCTAGCAGTGTTGAATCAGGTCTTCCGACTGAAGGTCCTCCTGTCATCTGTATAGAGCACGCTGAATTGCTTGTGAAAAAAGTCAAAAGAGATTGTAAGAGTCAGTCTGAGTCTGTGAAGGACACAATCCAAGCACAAACTGATTCCAACGCACACCAGTATGTGCGAAAAGCAAACCCGAAAGAAGATATTTCTGAAACCTTGATTTTTGaagacgatgaagaagaagaggatgacAATGACGACGAAGAAGACATACCTGTCCATCGCAAAGAAGAAGAACCTATACCAACCTCTCGCATACAAAATGGCATCATTCAGACCACGCAGCTTCACGAACATGAACATTCAGGCAGTCATGGACATTCAGCTTTCTGGTGCGAGGCATGCGCAGAGGAAGTAGCTGACGTCATTTCCCGTCTCGTCACGGATTCGGCCAACCCAAAACTGTCACCCTTCTTTGTAGAGTCCACGAAGTTCCTGAAAGACCCGTCCAAGAACCGCTTCGGGACTGCCATAAAACCTCGCGACGTTCTCATTGTTACCAACTTTCCCGACGCGATGAATGAAGTTCGtcacagagcaactgacaaccaGATTGAACACCTCATGCAGTCGACGCTGGTTCGTCGGATCCGTGAAGTGATTCCCCTGAAGATTCTCACCGAAGAATCGGGCAGAAAGATCGCTTTTCCCAAAAACTGCGCCGTGCTCACAGACGCTCGCAATGTTCGGGGTCTAGAAAGAAAGGTCGTCGTCTATGTCGAAGAGGAACAGTCTGGTCTCAAACCTACATACACCAACAGAAACGGGATTTTGGCTGAAAATGCGAAGAACAGGTACACAGGACATCACACTGGACGTGAAGAAAAGACACATGAAACAGAAATCACTGCTGAAAGGGACCAGAGCTGGAATGCAGAGCAGATGACGAACACAGGAGAAACGGGCAGTGTTCGCAGCATTTCCCCCTCAACATGGACGAACTGTTCCAACACTGCACTGCTGGAGGAAGGGAGTCAAGACAATTTGAGTTTGGCGGATTCGGGGTACTGCGGTGACTTCGAATGCGACATCGTCAACACCTCGTTCAGTTCCTGCGAAATGTCCGCATCCAGCAGCGACGAATCGACATCAGAAGATCAAATTCACGAACTGAGTATGGAGCCTGCGCTTCCTTCAGATTATGAATCGGGCCCGTTTTCTCTGACGACATTTTCTGAAGATtgtgagagagacagccagaacTACCAAACTGCGGATAACAACCACGAAACAAttgacaagggagacaaccacAGAGCCCACAACCGTGGGCAGCTACAGGGTGCAGCAGTAACACGCAATACTCATAGCAAGTCCTGTGAAGAAGACGACGAATGTCTTTTAACACTCGCTGGAGAAGACCTAAAGAAAGCAGAAGAAGATCTACCAAGCTGGTTGCAAGACAAGAAAGAGGTCAACAAGCAAAGAGGATTGAACTCTCTGAAACAGCACGTACATCAAGAGCCACGGCCAGTTCATAACGGCAACAGCGTGGCAGCCTCTTGTGACGAAGAATACGAGAAGACAGAGTCAGCGAAGAGCAAGACACGCACACTTGATGACGTTTTGTCCAAACTGAGTGACGTCAACCAACGAGGTCTGTACGCCGCTGCTGCGTGCTGCTTGGCTCAGCTGGTGGTGGTGACGGCTTGA